Proteins encoded in a region of the Ziziphus jujuba cultivar Dongzao chromosome 3, ASM3175591v1 genome:
- the LOC107422585 gene encoding uncharacterized protein LOC107422585, translating into MAGIDASRYAHSPVHKAIIMRDYASLRRILAGLPRLSNPAEIRTEAASLAEEEKGDAISAAIDRRDVPNRDTPLHLAVKLGDQTATEMLMVAGADWSLQNEQGWSALQEAICNREEAIAMIIVRHYQPLAWAKWCRRLPRLVGTMRRMRDFYMEITFHFDSSVIPFISRIAPSDTYKIWKRGANLRADMTLAGFDGFRIQRADQSVIFLGDGSEDGKVPPGSLCMVSHKEKEVMNALDGAGSQATEEEIRQEVVAMSQTNIFRPGIDVTQAVLLPQLTWRRQEKTEMVGSWKAKVYDMHNVVVSIKSRRVPGAMTDDEFFSSCNENETESETLDEILTEEERKQLEVALKLDSTEMTGENGEGVIGHRHSCYEHREIPIEDSNGYRNGETKQEKKGWFGGWRKRDNKIEVQKKVARPRNSLCVDEKVSDLLGDSPSRSQTKPGRHSVEIVRGDELRRGRDTRASSSTNFESRNRHKDASRENEYKKGLRPILWLSPNFPLQTEELLPLLDILANKVKAIRRLRELLTTKLPMGTFPVKVAIPVVPTIRVIVTFTKFEELAPLDEFTTPPSSPSAAGKESPAVTQSTSSSWFQWIKAPYRSSSSNAASSSKIENSQDPFLIPPEYNWITAEAKKKKMQEKSKSKKGKSHNQ; encoded by the exons ATGGCTGGCATTGATGCTTCGAGGTATGCTCATAGCCCTGTGCACAAGGCCATTATCATGAGGGATTATGCCAGTCTCAGGAGGATTCTTGCGGGTCTTCCGCGGCTTAGTAACCCCGCTGAGATTCGCACTGAAGCGGCATCACTAGCCGAGGAAGAGAAGGGTGATGCCATTTCTGCAGCGATTGATCGTCGTGATGTCCCAAATCGTGACACCCCTCTTCACTTGGCTGTAAAACTTGGTGACCAGACAGCCACTGAAATGCTTATGGTTGCTGGGGCAGATTGGAGCTTGCAGAACGAACAGGGGTGGAGTGCTCTTCAGGAAGCTATTTGCAATAGAGAAGAAGCGATTGCAATGATTATAGTTAGGCACTATCAGCCGCTGGCCTGGGCCAAATGGTGTAGAAGGTTGCCTCGCTTGGTCGGGACCATGCGGAGGATGAGGGATTTTTACATGGAAATTACATTCCATTTTGATAGTTCTGTAATTCCTTTCATTTCTAGGATTGCCCCTTCAGATACTTATAAGATTTGGAAGAGGGGTGCAAATTTGAGAGCAGATATGACTTTGGCAGGTTTTGATGGATTTAGGATCCAACGAGCTGATCAGAGTGTTATTTTTCTCGGTGATGGATCAGAGGATGGCAAGGTCCCTCCTGGGTCGCTCTGCATGGTCTCACACAAAGAAAAGGAGGTGATGAATGCTTTGGATGGTGCTGGTTCTCAGGCAACTGAAGAAGAGATTCGACAAGAAGTGGTTGCGATGTCTCAGACTAACATATTTAGGCCCGGGATTGATGTGACTCAGGCAGTTCTCTTGCCTCAGTTGACTTGGAGGCGGCAAGAGAAAACAGAAATGGTTGGCTCATGGAAGGCAAAGGTGTACGATATGCATAATGTAGTTGTGAGCATAAAGTCTAGGAGGGTCCCAGGGGCTATGACAGATGACGAATTCTTCTCGTCTTGCAATGAAAATGAAACAGAAAGTGAGACACTTGATGAGATTTTAACAGAGGAAGAAAGGAAGCAACTTGAAGTTGCACTTAAGCTGGATTCAACAGAAATGACTGGTGAGAATGGTGAAGGGGTTATTGGTCATCGTCATAGCTGCTATGAGCATAGGGAGATTCCTATTGAAGATTCCAATGGTTACAGAAATGGTGAGACtaagcaagaaaagaaaggatGGTTTGGTGGATGGAGGAAAAGGGATAATAAGATTGAAGTGCAGAAGAAGGTTGCACGACCCAGAAATTCTCTTTGCGTAGATGAGAAAGTGAGTGATTTGCTGGGGGATTCTCCATCTAGAAGTCAGACCAAACCTGGAAGACATTCTGTGGAGATTGTGAGGGGGGATGAACTTCGAAGAGGAAGGGATACGAGAGCATCTTCTTCTACAAATTTTGAAAGTAGAAATCGGCACAAGGATGCAAGTCGGGAAAATGAGTATAAGAAAGGATTGAGGCCTATTCTCTGGCTTTCCCCAAACTTTCCACTGCAAACTGAGGAACTCTTGCCGTTGCTTGATATTCTAGCAAACAAGGTCAAGGCAATCCGTCGTTTGAGGGAGCTGCTTACAACAAAACTTCCAATGGGAACCTTCCCTGTCAAG GTTGCTATCCCAGTGGTTCCTACTATCAGAGTAATCGTTACTTTTACCAAGTTTGAAGAACTAGCACCATTGGATGAATTCACGACACCCCCGTCAAGCCCTTCTGCTGCGGGCAAAGAGAGCCCTGCTGTGACACAGTCCACTAGTTCATCATGGTTTCAGTGGATAAAAGCCCCGTATCGTTCGAGCTCATCGAATGCTGCCTCTAGCAGTAAGATAGAAAATAGTCAAGACCCATTTTTAATTCCCCCGGAATACAATTGGATTACAGCtgaagcaaagaaaaagaagatgcaGGAAAAGAGCAAATCAAAGAAGGGCAAAAGTCACAACCAATGA
- the LOC107422583 gene encoding chalcone synthase 1 — MVTVDEIREAQRAKGPATIMAIGTATPPNAIDQSTFTDYYFRITNSDHKTDLKKKFKTICDKSMIKKRYLYLTEEHLKQNPNMSEYMAPSLDVRQEIVIAEVPKLGKEAANKAIKEWGQPKSKITHLVFSTISGVDAPGADYQLTKLLGLNPSVKRIMVYQQGCFAGGTSLRLAKDLAENNKGARVLVVCTEISAINFRGPSETYFDSNVGQILFGDGASAVVVGSDPLVGVEKPLFELVSASQTIIPDSEGNIEGHICEVGLTIRLSKKVPSLISNNIEKSLVEAFNPLGISDWNSIFWIAHPGGPAILDQIELKLGLKPEKLRASRHVLSEYGNMSSATVLFILDEMRKKSIEDGLKTPGEGLEWGVLFGFGPGLTVETVVLHSVTA, encoded by the exons ATGGTGACAGTGGATGAAATTCGTGAGGCTCAGCGAGCCAAAGGCCCAGCCACGATCATGGCAATAGGGACGGCCACTCCACCAAATGCTATCGACCAAAGCACATTTACTGATTACTACTTCCGTATCACCAACAGTGACCACAAGACGgatctcaaaaaaaaattcaagaccATTT GTGACAAATCCATGATCAAGAAGAGATACCTGTATTTGACAGAGGAGCACCTTAAACAAAACCCTAACATGAGTGAGTACATGGCCCCATCACTAGATGTTAGGCAAGAGATAGTGATAGCTGAGGTTCCAAAGCTAGGCAAAGAAGCAGCCAACAAGGCCATCAAAGAGTGGGGCCAGCCCAAGTCCAAAATCACCCACTTAGTTTTCAGCACCATCAGTGGAGTGGATGCGCCCGGAGCTGACTACCAGCTCACTAAGCTCTTGGGCCTAAACCCATCCGTCAAGCGCATCATGGTTTACCAACAAGGGTGTTTTGCCGGCGGCACATCGCTTCGCCTAGCCAAGGATCTAGCAGAGAACAACAAAGGTGCACGAGTACTCGTCGTGTGTACCGAGATTAGTGCCATTAATTTTCGTGGGCCTAGTGAAACCTATTTTGACAGTAATGTGGGCCAGATATTATTTGGTGATGGAGCCTCTGCAGTTGTAGTTGGTTCGGACCCGTTGGTTGGGGTTGAGAAGCCATTGTTTGAACTAGTCTCAGCATCGCAAACAATTATACCTGATAGTGAAGGGAATATTGAGGGGCATATATGTGAAGTTGGGCTTACAATACGGCTCTCAAAGAAGGTTCCTAGTCTTATCTCAAATAACATTGAGAAAAGCTTGGTTGAGGCCTTTAACCCACTGGGGATATCAGATTGGAACTCCATATTTTGGATTGCACACCCAGGTGGACCTGCAATTCTTGACCAAATTGAATTGAAGTTAGGTCTGAAGCCCGAAAAACTGCGGGCCTCAAGACATGTGCTTAGTGAGTATGGTAACATGTCCAGTGCAACTGTGTTGTTCATTTTAGATGAAATGAGGAAAAAGTCCATAGAGGATGGGCTTAAAACCCCAGGTGAGGGGCTTGAATGGGGTGTGTTGTTCGGGTTTGGGCCTGGTCTGACTGTTGAAACCGTGGTGCTACACAGTGTTACAGCTTGA
- the LOC107422582 gene encoding chalcone synthase 1, with protein sequence MLTVDEICKAQRAQGPAVIMAIGTANPPNFVDQSTFTDYYFRITNSDHKTELKEKFRSICDKSMITKRYMYLTEEILKQNPSMCEYMAPSLDARHDLVVAEVPKLGKEAAIKAINEWAQPKSMITHLVFSATNGVDMPGADLELIKLLGLNLSVKRTMMYQQGCFAGGTVLRLAKDLAENNKGARVLVVCSEINVVNFRGPSDIHFDSNLGQILFGDGAAAAIVGSDPIAGVEKPMFELVSTAQTILPDSEGAIEGHLREIGLTLQIMPKKIPYMVSNNIEKILVEAFNPLGISDWNSIFWIAHPGGPPILDQIELKVGLKPEKLRATRHVLNEFGNMSSATVLFILDEMRRRSMEDGLKTTGEGLEWGVLFGFGPGFTVETVVLHSVAI encoded by the exons ATGTTGACCGTGGACGAGATCTGCAAGGCTCAGCGAGCACAAGGTCCAGCGGTGATCATGGCCATCGGAACGGCTAATCCACCGAATTTTGTCGACCAGAGCACATTTACGGATTACTACTTTCGCATCACCAATAGCGACCACAAGACAGAGCTCAAAGAGAAATTCAGGAGCATTT GTGACAAATCTATGATCACGAAGAGATACATGTACTTGACGGAGGAGATACTTAAACAAAATCCAAGTATGTGCGAGTACATGGCACCATCACTGGATGCTAGGCATGATTTGGTGGTAGCTGAGGTTCCAAAACTAGGTAAAGAAGCAGCCATCAAGGCCATCAATGAATGGGCTCAGCCCAAGTCCATGATCACCCACTTGGTCTTTTCCGCCACAAATGGTGTGGACATGcctggagctgatttggagctcattAAGCTCTTGGGCCTAAACCTTTCCGTCAAGCGCACCATGATGTACCAACAAGGGTGTTTCGCCGGAGGCACGGTGCTCCGCCTCGCCAAGGATCTGGCCGAGAACAACAAAGGTGCACGTGTACTTGTTGTGTGTTCGGAGATCAACGTCGTCAATTTTCGTGGGCCCAGTGATATTCATTTTGATAGTAATTTGGGCCAAATCTTGTTTGGAGATGGAGCAGCTGCCGCTATAGTCGGTTCGGATCCGATAGCCGGGGTTGAGAAGCCCATGTTTGAACTGGTTTCAACAGCCCAAACTATTCTTCCTGATAGTGAGGGGGCTATTGAGGGGCATTTACGTGAAATAGGGCTTACATTGCAAATCATGCCCAAGAAAATTCCTTATATGGTCTCAAACAACATTGAGAAAATACTGGTGGAGGCCTTCAACCCATTGGGTATATCGGATTGGAACTCCATTTTTTGGATTGCACACCCAGGTGGGCCACCAATtcttgaccaaattgagctcaaGGTGGGCCTGAAGCCCGAAAAATTAAGAGCCACACGACACGTGCTTAACGAGTTTGGTAACATGTCCAGTGCCACAGTACTATTCATCTTGGATGAGATGAGGAGGAGGTCCATGGAGGATGGGCTCAAGACAACTGGGGAGGGGCTGGAATGGGGAGTGTTGTTTGGATTTGGGCCTGGTTTTACTGTTGAAACAGTTGTGCTGCACAGTGTGGCAATTTGA
- the LOC107422581 gene encoding chalcone synthase 1: MVTVEEVRKAQRAEGPATVLAIGTATPPNCVDQSTYPDYYFRITNSEHKTELKEKFKRMCEKSMIKKRYMYLTEEILKENPNICEYMATSLDARQDMVVVEVPKLGKEAATRAIKEWGQPKSKITHLVFCTTSGVDMPGADYQLTKLLGLRPSVKRLMMYQQGCFAGGTVLRLAKDLAENNKGARVLVVCSEITAVTFRGPSDTHLDSLVGQALFGDGSAAIIVGSDPVPEVEKPLFELVSAAQTILPDSDGAIDGHLREVGLTFHLLKDVPGLISKNIEKSLVEAFKPLGISDYNSLFWIAHPGGPAILDQVEIKLGLKPEKLRATRHVLSEFGNMSSACVLFILDEMRKKSREDGLKTTGEGLEWGVLFGFGPGLTVETVVLHSVEA; the protein is encoded by the exons ATGGTGACCGTTGAGGAAGTCCGCAAGGCTCAGCGAGCGGAGGGCCCCGCCACCGTCTTGGCCATCGGGACGGCCACCCCACCTAACTGCGTCGACCAAAGCACGTACCCTGATTACTACTTCCGGATCACCAACAGCGAGCACAAGACAGAGCTTAAAGAGAAATTTAAGCGCATGT GTGAGAAATCAATGATCAAGAAGAGGTACATGTACTTGACAGAAGAGATTCTTAAGGAAAACCCAAATATATGCGAGTATATGGCAACCTCACTGGATGCTAGACAAGACATGGTGGTAGTTGAGGTTCCAAAACTAGGCAAAGAAGCAGCCACCAGGGCCATCAAGGAATGGGGCCAGCCCAAGTCCAAAATCACCCATTTGGTCTTTTGCACCACTAGTGGTGTGGACATGCCTGGGGCCGACTACCAGCTCACTAAGCTTTTGGGCCTACGTCCTTCTGTCAAGCGTCTCATGATGTACCAACAAGGCTGTTTCGCCGGTGGTACGGTGCTCCGACTTGCTAAGGACCTTGCTGAGAATAATAAGGGTGCTCGTGTGCTAGTTGTGTGTTCCGAGATCACCGCGGTTACTTTCCGTGGGCCTAGTGATACCCATCTTGATAGTCTTGTGGGCCAAGCTTTGTTTGGTGATGGTTCTGCTGCTATTATTGTCGGTTCCGACCCGGTGCCTGAGGTCGAGAAGCCACTGTTCGAATTGGTCTCAGCAGCCCAAACAATTCTTCCCGACAGTGATGGTGCTATCGATGGGCATCTTCGTGAAGTTGGGCTTACATTTCATCTCCTCAAGGATGTTCCTGGGCTTATTTCTAAGAATATAGAGAAAAGCTTGGTTGAAGCTTTCAAGCCATTGGGTATCTCAGATTATAACTCTCTTTTTTGGATTGCCCATCCAGGTGGTCCTGCAATTCTGGACCAAGTTGAGATCAAGTTGGGTCTAAAGCCTGAAAAACTACGAGCTACAAGACATGTGCTTAGCGAGTTTGGTAACATGTCCAGTGCCTGTGTGTTGTTCATTTTGGATGAGATGAGGAAGAAGTCCAGGGAGGATGGTTTGAAGACCACTGGAGAAGGGCTTGAATGGGGAGTGCTGTTTGGATTTGGGCCTGGGCTAACCGTTGAAACCGTGGTTCTCCACAGTGTGGAAGCTTAA
- the LOC107422592 gene encoding uncharacterized protein LOC107422592, with the protein MAAKSFIASLHYSRSLQTPWLMLPPSKQIEKEGHDPCCFVTFEDEEVNNNVFLNFREEQVCKVNIVLRGFHGCIGSSYGWLILLDKTNKPSLLNPFTRDVIGLPSFNDPIYVSSFAKQNHAKAILLSNPSHTKSFVVVVINNIFKVRFAFLAFYKQGDESWTTSSDHGNGKELNFYLDIICHNGQLYALKNNDDIHG; encoded by the coding sequence ATGGCTGCAAAATCCTTTATTGCTTCTCTGCATTACTCTCGGTCGCTTCAAACTCCATGGCTCATGCTTCCTCCTagtaaacaaatagaaaaagaagGCCATGATCCTTGCTGTTTTGTAACATTTGAAGACGAAGAGGTTAACAATAatgttttcttaaattttagaGAAGAACAAGTTTGCAAGGTCAACATCGTGTTAAGAGGTTTTCATGGATGTATTGGATCGTCATATGGATGGTTAATACTTTTGGACAAAACAAATAAGCCATCCCTCCTTAACCCTTTTACAAGAGATGTAATTGGACTTCCATCGTTCAATGATCCGATTTATGTCTCGTCTTTTGCGAAGCAAAATCATGCTAAAGCTATTCTCTTGTCCAATCCATCACATACCAAAAGCTTTGTGGTTGtggttataaataatatattcaaagTAAGATTTGCATTCCTTGCATTCTATAAGCAAGGAGACGAGTCATGGACTACTTCCAGTGACCATGGCAATGGAAAGGAactcaatttttatttggatataataTGCCACAATGGTCAGCTCTACGCATTAAAAAACAACGACGATATACATGGTTGA
- the LOC107422594 gene encoding B3 domain-containing transcription factor VRN1 — protein MHSSGDRLLAKREDGQMFISQNFFHTKISKKSVRATEHDVDDEDDDYSGGGDGGGDDQNNDDEEEVVVDFELNPCFSSNRTIFINESVIQQGRKRKKMHSLGDHLSAKDEDGQVFISQNFSQIKISKENERAFLAAKKCKRTNPCFMVVLQKCEIEHHNYMVSPIHVYTYTIKFLEFIKKYTKNCSEYRTLKTSTSGKKQWLVRCTPIHKKRWPMKISRGWSAFKTDNTLREGDVCVFELMKKNGILFKISIYRAAE, from the exons atgCATTCCTCAGGTGATCGTTTGCTAGCAAAACGTGAAGATGGACAAATGTTTATCAGTCAAAATTTCTTTCACACTAAGATTTCAAAAAAAAGTGTGAGGGCAACTGAACATGATGTTGATGATGAAGACGATGATTatagtggtggtggtgatggtggtggtgatgaCCAGAATAATGATGACGaggaggaggtggtggtggaTTTCGAACTCAATCCTTGCTTTTCATCTAACAGAACAATCTTCATCAATGAATCTGTAATCCAACAAGgcagaaaaaggaagaagatgCATTCCTTAGGTGACCATTTGTCAGCAAAAGATGAAGATGGACAAGTGTTTATCAGTCAAAATTTCTCTCAAATTAAGATTTCAAAGGAAAATGAGAGGGCATTTCTAGCTGCTAAAAAATGCAAGCGTACAAATCCATGTTTCATGGTTGTCTTGCAGAAATGTGAAATAGAACACCATAACTACATGGTGAGCCCCATACATGTTTACACATatacaattaaattttt AGAATTTATCAAGAAGTACACGAAGAACTGCTCAGAATACAGAACTCTTAAAACATCTACTAGTGGAAAGAAGCAGTGGCTTGTGAGGTGCACCCCAATACACAAAAAAAGATGGCCTATGAAAATTAGCAGAGGATGGAGTGCATTTAAGACAGACAACACCCTGAGGGAAGGTGATGTCTGTGTATTTGAGCTGATGAAGAAGAATGgcattttgtttaaaatttcaatataccGTGCAGCTGAATAG